A single region of the Mesorhizobium sp. NZP2077 genome encodes:
- a CDS encoding type IV secretion system protein: protein MNFNITTLLQQVDKFGNNYVSQAYQNLASALTGGGQGGVAGLMLTLYVIVWAISIWQGTSTGSGKEMIWRLFRAFVIYALATSWGDFQTYAYSFANETPAAIGNSLLTSVSANVTGTSAGLNSVNSVQTALQNIWDSLANSTAAFIKSLGVLNFGGYVLAAIILVVGALLIGYAIFLIILSKIFLWLLLALAPVFIILMLFGYTTRFFAGWVTAIVQYMCVQILVYAFCAFFISITQTYFDAVNRSNGAATTTLTEAAPLILICLVGVLLLSQITNVAASLAGGIGIGTPSFGRFYGGAFAAMGQAGQRRLMGRLGWSTRQERLAGRERARVSLAQRRYENSAEYARLSRKLTDPG from the coding sequence ATGAACTTCAATATCACCACGCTTCTGCAACAGGTCGACAAGTTCGGCAATAACTATGTATCGCAAGCCTACCAGAACCTGGCGTCGGCCCTGACCGGCGGCGGACAGGGAGGCGTCGCCGGCCTGATGCTGACGCTGTACGTGATAGTCTGGGCCATCAGCATCTGGCAGGGAACCTCGACGGGATCGGGAAAAGAGATGATCTGGCGCCTGTTCCGCGCCTTCGTCATCTACGCTCTGGCGACGAGCTGGGGGGACTTTCAAACATATGCCTATTCGTTCGCGAATGAGACACCTGCCGCGATCGGGAACAGCCTTCTCACGAGCGTTTCGGCCAATGTGACCGGGACATCGGCCGGGCTGAACTCCGTCAACTCCGTGCAGACGGCCCTGCAAAACATCTGGGATTCGCTCGCCAATTCCACTGCCGCCTTTATCAAGAGCCTTGGCGTGTTGAACTTCGGCGGCTACGTACTGGCGGCGATCATCCTTGTCGTCGGCGCGCTGCTCATCGGCTATGCGATCTTCCTCATCATCCTGTCGAAGATCTTTCTTTGGCTTTTGCTGGCACTCGCCCCAGTGTTCATCATTCTTATGCTGTTCGGCTACACGACCCGGTTCTTCGCCGGCTGGGTAACCGCGATCGTGCAGTACATGTGTGTGCAGATTCTGGTCTACGCCTTCTGTGCCTTCTTCATCTCGATCACCCAGACCTATTTCGACGCGGTCAACCGGTCGAATGGTGCTGCGACAACGACCTTGACCGAAGCCGCGCCGCTGATCCTGATCTGCCTCGTCGGTGTGCTGCTGCTGTCGCAGATCACCAACGTTGCCGCCTCGCTCGCAGGCGGAATTGGTATTGGAACACCTTCGTTTGGGCGCTTCTACGGCGGCGCCTTCGCAGCGATGGGCCAAGCCGGTCAGCGCAGGCTGATGGGACGCTTGGGCTGGAGCACGCGGCAGGAACGCCTGGCGGGTCGCGAGCGGGCGCGCGTGAGCCTCGCACAGAGAAGGTATGAGAATTCAGCGGAATATGCACGGCTTTCCCGAAAGCTGACGGATCCCGGATAG
- a CDS encoding type IV secretion system protein, with translation MLGLGGIAFAQVPTIDEANLEQARQIASATSEILSTDRNIMNYTQKTLQAVTGDRSSQAGQLAQMALGNGGFSMGDAPSLASVISGGSLSFAGLGNGSQGIVSNMINGLQLVKTISGLINGQTTQMDKNYSALVNVAATVTGLVDSSQNGVKTRSSAFQSGAQRIGTAQDIKGSIDQNSQIMVQTGLTVNELIGAVNTATAAANQENIDRMNLITQASRGLEYKSGQ, from the coding sequence TTGCTTGGCCTTGGCGGTATCGCCTTTGCGCAAGTGCCTACGATCGACGAGGCTAATCTGGAACAGGCTCGGCAGATTGCATCGGCCACGAGCGAGATCCTCAGCACCGACCGCAACATCATGAACTATACGCAAAAGACGCTGCAGGCCGTCACGGGCGACCGGTCGAGCCAGGCCGGCCAGCTCGCGCAGATGGCCTTGGGCAATGGCGGCTTCTCCATGGGGGACGCGCCTTCGCTTGCTAGCGTGATCTCGGGCGGCTCGTTGTCGTTCGCCGGCCTCGGCAATGGATCGCAGGGCATCGTTTCGAACATGATCAATGGCTTGCAGCTGGTGAAAACCATTTCGGGCCTGATCAATGGCCAAACGACGCAGATGGATAAGAACTACAGCGCCCTGGTGAACGTCGCGGCCACTGTTACCGGGCTGGTGGACTCCTCGCAAAATGGGGTGAAGACCCGTTCCAGCGCTTTTCAGTCGGGCGCTCAACGGATCGGCACGGCGCAGGACATCAAGGGCTCGATCGATCAGAACAGCCAGATCATGGTGCAAACGGGTCTGACCGTGAACGAACTGATCGGCGCGGTGAATACCGCTACGGCGGCCGCCAATCAGGAAAACATCGATCGTATGAACCTGATCACGCAAGCCTCGCGGGGGCTCGAATACAAGTCCGGCCAATGA
- a CDS encoding VirB4 family type IV secretion system protein yields MAIARALRDELSFGAVSRRENPVSAHIPYSRHMSDEVIKTQDGMLMSFVHMSGLCFETIDIAEINSRLLGRNDLIRGLANSRYAIYSHILRREVKPAIESSFENKFCQELDQRYTAALRTQRMFVNDIYLTIVRRELQGTVGTADLVIRKLSGRRAADGRSSSEERALIELTDVMKAVRESLQAYGARVLTVVKRSDVWHSEPLEFLVQLVNGGLPRPMALPRMKLAEALATKRLFFGPNALEIRGAFPGETRYGAIISVGEYPSITGPGMLNPMLKVPHEFIVTQSFAIIDKPQALTQMERVGRKIDMSDEAGSIVADQLGEARDELLSSEALYGLHHLTVLCLGKTMDDVVRCVTDVGTALTEVSALWVREDLNCEPAFWATLPGNFAYVARKSMISSKNMAGFSAFHNYPSGRTGGVHWGTPISVLETTSQTAYFFNFHVRDLGNFTLNGPSGSGKTVLLGFLAAQAQRITPRPKLVMIDKDRGLDIFVRSLGGRYEVLKAGEPSGFNPLRLPDTPRNREFLFQLFSFMLRRSDGHAHSTREEQVIRNAIAQVASAPPEGRTMEEFAELLRGAMRAGDDDLYSRLQPWMRPDQRGWLFNNAEDSFSMSSIFGFDMTSVLSDATTSTAALLYIFHRIEELLDGQPVMIFLDEGWKLLDNDIFSYFIKDKLKTIRKLNGIIGFGTQSAADIVKSSIANTLIEQTPTNIFFPNPKADEESHRAFGLSEREIKWIRETPPEARKFLIKHDQDSVIARLNLGAMPDAIKILSGRIETVQELDALRARVGDDPQVWLPIFLGRDPE; encoded by the coding sequence GTGGCGATCGCACGGGCTCTTCGCGATGAACTGAGTTTCGGGGCCGTGTCTCGTCGGGAGAATCCGGTTTCGGCCCACATACCCTATTCGCGGCATATGTCCGACGAGGTGATCAAGACGCAGGACGGCATGTTGATGTCCTTCGTTCACATGAGCGGACTGTGCTTCGAGACGATCGATATCGCCGAGATCAATTCGCGCCTGCTCGGCCGCAACGATCTCATTCGGGGGTTGGCGAACTCTCGCTATGCGATCTACTCGCATATCCTGCGCCGCGAGGTGAAGCCGGCGATCGAGTCGAGCTTCGAGAATAAGTTCTGCCAAGAGCTGGACCAGCGCTACACGGCGGCCCTGCGCACCCAGCGCATGTTTGTGAACGACATCTACCTGACGATCGTGCGGCGCGAGCTGCAAGGCACGGTCGGGACCGCGGATCTCGTGATCCGCAAGCTTTCGGGACGAAGGGCTGCGGACGGTCGCTCTTCGAGCGAGGAGCGGGCGCTGATCGAACTCACGGACGTGATGAAAGCCGTCCGAGAGAGCCTGCAGGCGTATGGCGCGCGGGTTCTCACCGTCGTCAAGCGCAGTGACGTTTGGCATTCCGAACCGCTGGAATTCCTGGTGCAGCTCGTCAATGGCGGATTGCCGCGGCCGATGGCACTGCCGCGCATGAAACTCGCGGAGGCGCTAGCGACGAAGCGGCTGTTCTTTGGCCCGAATGCGCTGGAAATTCGCGGGGCGTTCCCTGGCGAAACGCGATACGGCGCCATCATTTCGGTCGGCGAGTACCCCTCCATTACGGGACCAGGGATGCTCAACCCCATGCTGAAGGTGCCGCACGAATTCATCGTGACGCAATCCTTCGCCATCATCGACAAGCCCCAGGCGCTGACCCAGATGGAGCGGGTCGGGCGCAAGATCGACATGTCGGATGAAGCCGGCTCGATCGTGGCCGATCAACTCGGTGAAGCGCGCGATGAGCTTCTGTCCTCGGAAGCGCTCTATGGCTTGCATCATCTGACGGTGCTGTGCCTCGGGAAAACCATGGACGACGTGGTGCGCTGCGTGACCGATGTCGGCACGGCGCTGACAGAGGTGTCCGCCCTGTGGGTTCGCGAGGACCTGAATTGTGAACCTGCGTTCTGGGCCACGCTGCCTGGCAATTTCGCCTATGTGGCGCGCAAGTCGATGATCTCATCGAAGAACATGGCGGGCTTCTCGGCCTTCCATAACTATCCGAGCGGCCGGACTGGCGGGGTTCATTGGGGAACGCCGATAAGCGTCCTGGAGACGACGTCGCAAACGGCCTACTTCTTCAACTTCCATGTTCGAGACCTCGGCAACTTCACCCTGAACGGTCCCTCGGGCTCGGGCAAGACGGTACTGCTCGGCTTTCTCGCGGCACAGGCGCAGCGCATCACGCCGCGCCCCAAGCTGGTGATGATCGACAAGGATCGTGGCCTGGATATCTTCGTGCGGTCGCTTGGCGGCCGCTATGAGGTTCTGAAGGCCGGGGAGCCTTCCGGCTTCAATCCGTTGCGCCTGCCCGATACGCCGCGCAATCGCGAATTCCTCTTCCAGCTTTTCAGCTTCATGCTGCGTCGATCCGACGGACACGCCCACTCGACGCGCGAGGAGCAAGTCATCCGCAACGCGATCGCCCAGGTGGCGAGCGCGCCGCCCGAAGGTCGAACCATGGAGGAGTTCGCCGAGCTGTTGCGCGGTGCGATGCGCGCCGGCGATGACGATCTCTATTCGCGCTTGCAGCCATGGATGAGGCCGGATCAGCGCGGTTGGTTGTTCAACAACGCGGAAGACTCGTTTTCGATGTCGTCCATTTTCGGCTTCGACATGACGAGCGTGTTGAGCGACGCAACGACCAGCACGGCGGCCTTGCTCTATATCTTCCATCGCATCGAGGAGCTGCTTGACGGGCAACCGGTCATGATCTTCCTCGATGAAGGCTGGAAGCTCCTGGACAATGATATTTTCAGCTACTTCATCAAGGACAAGCTGAAAACCATTCGTAAGCTCAATGGCATCATCGGCTTCGGCACGCAGTCTGCGGCGGATATTGTGAAGTCGTCGATTGCCAACACGCTGATCGAACAGACGCCGACCAATATTTTTTTCCCCAACCCGAAGGCCGACGAGGAATCGCACAGGGCGTTCGGGCTGTCTGAGCGCGAGATCAAATGGATCCGCGAAACCCCGCCCGAAGCCCGCAAATTCCTGATCAAGCATGATCAGGACAGCGTCATTGCGCGCCTCAATCTGGGCGCGATGCCTGACGCGATCAAGATCCTCTCCGGACGAATTGAGACGGTTCAGGAGCTCGACGCGCTGCGCGCGCGCGTCGGCGACGATCCGCAGGTTTGGTTGCCAATCTTTCTTGGGAGGGACCCGGAATGA
- a CDS encoding type IV secretion system protein VirB3: MADGRIDPGEPRLLITPLVKGLTRAPTVLGIPYELAGFIGVLTAVVFLATHNLIMLCICVPLYAVTRIAIMRDPMFIEIMFIRSRKMPPRSASFWGARSYRV, from the coding sequence ATGGCAGACGGCCGGATCGATCCTGGCGAGCCCAGACTGTTGATCACTCCGCTGGTCAAGGGCTTGACCCGAGCGCCGACGGTGCTCGGCATCCCCTACGAGCTAGCGGGGTTCATCGGCGTGCTGACCGCTGTCGTGTTCCTTGCAACCCATAATCTGATCATGCTCTGTATCTGCGTGCCGCTCTATGCGGTTACCAGGATCGCGATCATGCGCGATCCCATGTTCATCGAGATCATGTTCATCCGTTCACGAAAGATGCCGCCCCGGAGCGCCAGCTTCTGGGGGGCGCGCAGTTACCGGGTGTGA
- a CDS encoding TrbC/VirB2 family protein: MTLWKMFAARGTGVAMPLMLLATQAMAGGGNLQPVQSTLQTLVQTLTGPIATALAVLFCIFMGFMAWAARLSWFVAGSWVLGIVLVFGSAQIVEFFQSAVGR; encoded by the coding sequence ATGACCTTGTGGAAGATGTTTGCTGCACGCGGCACTGGTGTGGCGATGCCGCTCATGCTCTTGGCAACGCAGGCGATGGCTGGGGGCGGAAATCTCCAGCCGGTGCAAAGCACACTGCAGACGTTGGTGCAGACCCTGACCGGGCCGATCGCGACGGCTTTGGCGGTTCTGTTCTGCATTTTCATGGGCTTCATGGCCTGGGCGGCACGCCTGTCATGGTTTGTGGCCGGAAGCTGGGTCTTGGGTATCGTGCTGGTCTTCGGCTCGGCCCAGATCGTCGAATTCTTTCAATCCGCGGTCGGAAGGTGA
- a CDS encoding lytic transglycosylase domain-containing protein, whose translation MIRSRKTVLAAGAILATCQAAPAQEAAQKFQDRVTAPATRSVNAAVVVNGRVMPAYQVESQDVQRIGAAGGADRAAATVTSTLADNPCPGVAALSKEEGQRIVEAVARQQGFAPPLVLAVARAESRFNSGALSPKGAYGLMQLLPSTAVSYGVNICDPADNVKGGIGFLRDLHRKFPNPIYMLAAYNAGEIAVLKYKGVPPYPETVGYVANVINDFYQWPSVGSEAVMPAGPVSLDLAGVQPAAAAAADQRNDPTSHTNSRNGSTMTSREATAPVWQGGMVQNFD comes from the coding sequence ATGATTAGATCCCGCAAAACGGTACTTGCAGCGGGTGCGATCCTGGCGACGTGCCAAGCGGCGCCTGCACAGGAAGCTGCGCAGAAATTCCAGGACCGAGTTACGGCACCTGCCACGCGGAGCGTTAATGCTGCCGTCGTCGTGAATGGCCGGGTGATGCCGGCCTACCAGGTTGAAAGCCAGGACGTGCAGCGGATCGGTGCGGCGGGAGGTGCTGACCGCGCGGCCGCTACGGTGACATCGACCTTGGCTGACAACCCATGCCCCGGCGTAGCTGCCCTGTCGAAGGAAGAAGGGCAGCGGATCGTCGAAGCCGTCGCGCGCCAGCAAGGCTTTGCCCCGCCCCTCGTCCTCGCGGTTGCCCGGGCCGAAAGCCGCTTCAATTCCGGCGCGCTATCGCCCAAAGGGGCCTATGGCCTGATGCAGCTTCTGCCGTCCACGGCGGTAAGCTACGGTGTCAATATCTGCGATCCAGCGGACAATGTGAAAGGTGGGATCGGCTTTCTGCGGGATCTGCATCGCAAATTTCCGAACCCGATATACATGCTCGCCGCCTACAATGCCGGCGAGATCGCGGTTCTCAAATATAAGGGCGTGCCGCCCTACCCCGAGACGGTTGGCTACGTCGCCAACGTCATCAACGATTTCTACCAATGGCCATCGGTCGGGTCTGAGGCAGTGATGCCCGCCGGGCCGGTGAGCCTTGACCTGGCCGGCGTTCAACCGGCTGCGGCCGCCGCGGCCGATCAACGAAATGATCCGACATCCCACACCAATTCCCGCAATGGCAGCACAATGACGTCTCGCGAAGCGACGGCGCCGGTCTGGCAAGGCGGGATGGTGCAAAACTTTGACTGA
- a CDS encoding thermonuclease family protein, with amino-acid sequence MKPGFAAAGILAAVLACVPALAEDKSNPWFPIPATASFSTGDSWTYAGETHRLYGVQACLRGTYFTNRAGGHVDCGEASLAMLVSLIRDLKPQCYTAAWQAATKTRFVVCVAQPTSGSAAGSRIDLGTALLSTGWAFAAVTPNGAPVHAPYIVAQEVAKKQHLGLWQFADVPDPNAIILRDIRNASNQTSQPSNPPANR; translated from the coding sequence ATGAAACCTGGCTTCGCCGCCGCCGGCATTCTCGCGGCCGTCCTCGCCTGTGTTCCGGCACTGGCCGAGGACAAATCCAATCCCTGGTTTCCGATCCCCGCCACAGCATCGTTCAGCACCGGCGACAGCTGGACCTATGCCGGTGAAACCCACCGTCTCTACGGCGTTCAAGCCTGTCTGCGAGGCACATATTTCACAAATAGGGCAGGGGGGCATGTCGATTGCGGGGAGGCAAGCCTTGCAATGCTCGTCTCTCTCATCCGGGATCTCAAACCTCAATGCTACACGGCTGCCTGGCAGGCCGCGACCAAAACGCGCTTCGTCGTTTGCGTCGCGCAGCCTACTTCAGGATCCGCGGCCGGTTCTCGCATCGATCTCGGCACGGCGCTGCTCTCGACCGGCTGGGCGTTCGCGGCTGTCACTCCGAACGGCGCTCCGGTCCATGCTCCCTATATCGTCGCGCAGGAGGTCGCTAAAAAGCAGCACCTTGGCCTGTGGCAGTTTGCCGACGTGCCCGATCCGAATGCCATCATCCTCCGCGATATCCGAAACGCTTCTAACCAGACTAGTCAGCCCTCGAATCCGCCTGCAAATCGATAA